The Desulfuromonadales bacterium genomic sequence ACCCTGGACGAGGTTTTGACTTTCTCCGTGTCTCTGTGCCTCTGTGGCAAAAAAATCATTTCGCCTTTTTCGCCTTGACCCCCTCCGCCAGCCAGTCGTACCACGCCTGCATCCCTTCGCCGCTTTGGCAAGAGAGTTCAAGAATGCGCACCTGAGGGTTGACCCGGCGGGCGAAGGCCTTGCACTGTTCGATGTCGAAGCGCAGGTAGGGAAGCAGGTCGATCTTGTTGATCAGCAGCAGGTCGGCGGCCTGGAACATCTGCGGGTACTTGACCGGCTTGTCCTCCCCCTCGGTGACCGAGAGGACGGCCACCTTGTGGTCTTCGCCGAGGTCGAAGGCGGCGGGGCAGACGAGGTTGCCGACGTTCTCGATCAGCAGGACGTCGGTGGCGCCGAGGGCGAAGGCCTCGACCCCGTGGCCGACCATGTGGGCGTCGAGGTGGCAGCCGGCGCCGGTGTTGATCTGCTTGACCGGCACGCCGGTGGCGGCGATGCGGTCGGCGTCGTTGCTGGTCTGCTGATCCCCCTCGAGGACGGCGAAGCGCACCTGATTTTTCAGATCGGCGAGGGTCCGCTCGAGGATCGAGGTCTTGCCCGAGCCGGGCGAGCTGACCAGGTTGAGGACGAACACTCCCCGGGCGGCGAACGCTTCGCGGTTGCGCCGGGCCAGGCGGTCGTTCTTGGCGAGGAGGTCCTCCCCGATGCGGATCGTCCGGTGGCCGTGGTCATGCTCGTGCTGGTGGTCGTGACCGTGCGTCTCGTCGTGATGGTGCGAGTGATCATGGCCGGGTGTGGCACAGCCGCAGT encodes the following:
- the hypB gene encoding hydrogenase nickel incorporation protein HypB, yielding MCIDCGCATPGHDHSHHHDETHGHDHQHEHDHGHRTIRIGEDLLAKNDRLARRNREAFAARGVFVLNLVSSPGSGKTSILERTLADLKNQVRFAVLEGDQQTSNDADRIAATGVPVKQINTGAGCHLDAHMVGHGVEAFALGATDVLLIENVGNLVCPAAFDLGEDHKVAVLSVTEGEDKPVKYPQMFQAADLLLINKIDLLPYLRFDIEQCKAFARRVNPQVRILELSCQSGEGMQAWYDWLAEGVKAKKAK